In Streptomyces sp. NBC_01707, a genomic segment contains:
- a CDS encoding nitroreductase, protein MLAQTLDDTMLVDLVSDATAAPSMHNAQPWHFDYKRSSRTLALRADFDRAMPEADPSTRALHVGCGAALLNLRVSAAHHGLSMVTALLPVPSDQALLASNQLSDSPQEPRDAVLVGLHRAIRDRHTSRYPFDARAIPEDIRLLLADAARAEGADFSFPTPTHLETVLELIRDAEGYDRGDPAREAEQHHWTRDTQAEAPVDGVPERVLLTATLQEVSASFATQPLEGPDLRWILRDPVFGTGHAQMIIRMGYGPAGPHTPRRPWAQVLTIEP, encoded by the coding sequence ATGCTCGCGCAGACGCTCGACGACACGATGTTGGTCGACCTCGTCTCCGATGCCACCGCAGCGCCGTCGATGCACAACGCCCAGCCTTGGCACTTCGACTACAAACGATCCAGCCGCACTCTCGCTCTTCGGGCGGATTTCGACCGGGCCATGCCGGAGGCCGACCCCTCCACCCGCGCGCTGCACGTGGGATGTGGCGCGGCCCTCCTGAACCTACGGGTCTCCGCAGCCCACCACGGCCTCTCCATGGTGACCGCGCTGCTGCCCGTCCCTTCGGACCAGGCGCTCCTGGCGAGCAACCAGCTGAGCGACTCCCCCCAAGAGCCCCGGGATGCCGTGCTCGTCGGGCTCCACCGCGCGATCCGGGACCGGCATACCAGCCGGTACCCGTTCGACGCCCGGGCGATACCTGAGGACATCCGCCTGCTCCTCGCCGACGCGGCCCGCGCCGAAGGAGCGGACTTCTCGTTCCCGACCCCGACGCATCTGGAGACCGTGCTGGAACTGATCCGGGACGCCGAGGGATACGACCGAGGGGACCCGGCGCGGGAAGCGGAGCAGCACCACTGGACCCGGGACACGCAAGCGGAGGCTCCCGTCGACGGGGTCCCGGAACGTGTCCTGCTCACCGCCACACTCCAAGAGGTATCCGCGTCGTTCGCGACGCAGCCCCTCGAGGGGCCCGACCTGCGGTGGATCCTGCGTGACCCCGTCTTCGGCACGGGACACGCACAGATGATCATCCGCATGGGTTACGGCCCGGCAGGGCCGCACACACCGCGCCGCCCCTGGGCGCAGGTTCTGACGATCGAACCCTAG
- a CDS encoding zinc-dependent alcohol dehydrogenase family protein produces MGRSDHARQMLSGWAVGTPGPMRTGPLVPTHRPVAAPGPDELLLEVEACGVCRTDLHLAEGDLTPHRPSTIPGHEIVGRVASVGEAVSTFRVGDRAGGAWLRGTCGTCRYCRAGQENLCPGSTYTGWDADGGFADLVLVPEAFAYRLPEAQDAALLAPLLCAGIIGYRSLRRSALPTGGRLGIYGFGASAHLAAQVALSEGATVHVMTRSAQARELAMSLGASSVSGAYESPPEPLDSAILFAPVGDLVPVALEALDRSGTLAIAGIHLSDIPVLNYQRHLFQERNLRSVTSNTRQDGREFLELAERIGIQVTVSRYPLDRADQALVDLASDRVNGAAVLTAA; encoded by the coding sequence ATGGGGCGATCCGACCACGCCAGACAGATGCTCAGCGGCTGGGCCGTCGGGACACCGGGGCCCATGCGTACCGGCCCCCTCGTACCGACACATCGCCCGGTGGCCGCGCCCGGCCCGGACGAACTTCTGCTGGAGGTGGAAGCGTGCGGTGTCTGCCGCACGGACCTTCACCTCGCGGAGGGTGATCTCACCCCTCACCGTCCGTCCACCATTCCCGGCCACGAGATCGTCGGCCGTGTGGCATCCGTCGGCGAAGCGGTCAGCACGTTCCGCGTGGGCGACCGGGCGGGCGGCGCCTGGTTGCGCGGTACCTGCGGGACCTGCCGGTACTGCAGAGCGGGACAGGAGAATCTCTGCCCCGGTTCCACGTACACGGGATGGGACGCGGACGGCGGATTCGCCGACCTGGTACTCGTTCCCGAGGCCTTCGCCTATCGTCTCCCGGAGGCACAGGACGCGGCCTTGCTCGCTCCTCTCCTGTGCGCCGGAATCATCGGCTACCGGTCCTTGCGGCGGAGCGCGTTGCCGACGGGCGGCCGACTCGGAATCTACGGCTTCGGCGCGTCGGCCCATCTGGCCGCCCAGGTGGCTCTGTCCGAGGGCGCAACCGTGCATGTGATGACGCGTTCCGCGCAGGCGCGTGAACTCGCCATGTCCCTGGGCGCCTCATCGGTCAGCGGTGCCTACGAGAGCCCACCTGAGCCGCTGGACTCGGCGATCCTGTTCGCCCCGGTAGGTGACCTGGTTCCGGTGGCTCTGGAGGCGCTGGACCGGTCGGGCACGCTCGCGATCGCCGGCATCCATCTCTCCGACATCCCCGTGCTCAACTACCAGCGACATCTCTTCCAGGAACGGAATCTGCGCAGCGTCACCTCCAACACCCGCCAGGACGGCCGCGAGTTCCTCGAGCTCGCCGAACGCATCGGCATCCAGGTCACCGTGAGCCGGTATCCCCTGGACCGCGCCGATCAAGCACTGGTCGACCTGGCCTCGGACCGGGTGAACGGAGCCGCGGTGCTCACCGCCGCCTGA
- a CDS encoding M20 family metallopeptidase: MHRIVEVSVDAMIEDLRKLVEIESPSRDRDALAASAKVVAALIESRLGGQAVLVESEAGPHVHWSAGDDPQVLILGHHDTVFPLGTLERRPFTVEDGHATGPGVFDMLGGLVQAVHGLATLDDLSGVEILVTADEEVGSRSSRALIEERALACGAVLVLEGAADGGALKTARKGCGTFQVSIAGRASHAGLEPAAGVNALIEAAHQVLDIAALGRPDIGTTVTPTVASAGTLDNVVPAEAAVIVDVRVESAGEKDRIESAFAALAPHLDGAEIVVQGAVGRPPMPESASAELFAVAKQLLPDLEGKAVGGGSDGNFTAALGVPTLDGLGAVGGGAHADHEYLVIEAMTERANLVAALVNAIRVRRR; the protein is encoded by the coding sequence ATGCACAGGATTGTCGAAGTGAGTGTCGACGCGATGATCGAGGACCTCAGGAAACTCGTCGAAATCGAGTCTCCCTCGCGCGACCGCGACGCCCTGGCGGCATCGGCCAAGGTCGTCGCCGCCCTCATCGAGAGCCGCCTCGGTGGGCAGGCCGTCCTCGTCGAAAGTGAAGCCGGGCCGCACGTCCACTGGTCAGCCGGTGACGATCCCCAGGTGCTGATCCTCGGTCACCATGACACGGTGTTTCCGCTCGGCACCCTCGAACGTCGCCCGTTCACGGTCGAAGACGGACACGCAACCGGCCCCGGGGTCTTCGACATGCTCGGCGGGTTGGTCCAGGCCGTTCACGGTCTGGCGACGCTCGATGACCTGTCGGGCGTCGAGATCCTGGTGACGGCCGACGAAGAGGTCGGCTCCCGCTCCTCCCGAGCTCTCATCGAAGAACGGGCCCTCGCCTGCGGCGCGGTACTCGTGCTCGAGGGGGCCGCCGACGGCGGAGCCCTGAAGACCGCCCGTAAAGGCTGTGGCACCTTCCAGGTCTCCATCGCGGGCCGGGCGTCGCATGCGGGTCTTGAACCCGCAGCCGGGGTCAACGCCCTGATCGAAGCGGCGCACCAGGTGCTGGACATCGCGGCGCTCGGTCGACCCGATATCGGCACGACTGTCACCCCGACCGTCGCGTCGGCAGGAACACTGGACAACGTCGTTCCCGCGGAGGCGGCCGTCATCGTCGACGTCCGGGTCGAGTCGGCCGGCGAGAAGGACAGAATCGAGTCTGCGTTCGCGGCTCTGGCTCCGCATCTCGATGGGGCGGAGATCGTCGTCCAGGGAGCTGTCGGCCGCCCCCCGATGCCCGAGTCGGCGTCGGCCGAGCTCTTCGCGGTGGCCAAGCAGCTGCTTCCTGACCTCGAAGGCAAGGCGGTCGGCGGCGGAAGTGACGGCAACTTCACGGCCGCACTGGGGGTGCCGACTCTCGATGGCCTGGGAGCAGTCGGCGGCGGTGCCCACGCCGACCACGAGTACCTGGTGATCGAAGCCATGACCGAGCGGGCGAACCTTGTTGCCGCACTGGTGAACGCGATTCGGGTCAGGCGGCGGTGA
- a CDS encoding sigma-70 family RNA polymerase sigma factor, with translation MPGEESARQNPETLTEEQAERMLAGMNEVIRAGEEMRKLRTEMIKLFAGFGWTQDRIAQLTDMSQPAVSKQVTKYRTGDPLPPTNLSLDQHDEHWLEGRLWGLAEEISETFYETARCTRYVNAITRGKKRFTPQNVDELRRLVEEDLRLHQAEIPGSYRDAYDQISRGLDIPTKAATTASASVRRALAHQIQRDRLRGDA, from the coding sequence ATGCCAGGCGAAGAGAGCGCGCGTCAGAACCCCGAGACGCTGACCGAGGAGCAGGCCGAGCGGATGCTCGCCGGCATGAACGAGGTCATCCGTGCGGGCGAGGAGATGCGGAAGCTGCGCACCGAAATGATCAAGCTGTTCGCCGGCTTCGGCTGGACCCAGGACAGGATTGCCCAACTCACCGACATGAGTCAGCCCGCCGTGTCCAAGCAGGTGACGAAGTACAGGACGGGCGACCCACTGCCCCCGACGAACCTCTCCCTCGACCAGCACGACGAGCACTGGCTCGAAGGACGCCTGTGGGGCCTCGCCGAGGAGATCTCCGAGACCTTCTACGAGACCGCCCGCTGTACGCGCTACGTCAACGCCATCACCCGGGGGAAGAAGCGCTTCACGCCCCAGAACGTCGACGAGTTGCGACGCCTCGTCGAAGAGGACCTGAGGCTTCATCAGGCAGAGATACCGGGCAGCTATCGGGACGCCTACGACCAGATCAGCCGCGGTCTCGACATCCCCACGAAGGCAGCCACCACCGCCTCGGCCTCTGTGCGTCGCGCCCTCGCTCATCAGATCCAGCGCGACCGCCTCAGGGGCGATGCCTGA
- a CDS encoding alpha/beta fold hydrolase, translating into MPTFSAPDGTRLAYRMIGEGDPVVCLPGGPADSRYLGDLGGLSTHHRLIVLDLRGTGRSASPEDTSSYRCDRLVDDVEALREHLGLPWMDLLGHSAGTNIATQYAARYPKNVSKLALIGPSTRAVGIAITGETRRDLAQLRRNEPWFPAAFAALEAITTGEGSDPEAIAPFFYGRWDAAAQRHHAAGRPSNQEAVALFAADGAFGPESTRAALASFEAPVLLLAGECDLNSPPQSAAEFAGLFPAATLVVQPGAGHYPWLDDADRFVATTTTFLGRGSAHTSEV; encoded by the coding sequence ATGCCTACCTTCTCCGCACCTGACGGAACCCGGCTCGCCTACCGCATGATCGGGGAGGGCGACCCGGTCGTGTGCCTCCCGGGAGGCCCCGCGGACTCCCGCTACCTCGGCGACCTCGGCGGCCTCTCCACCCACCACCGGCTGATCGTCCTGGACCTGCGCGGCACCGGCCGGTCCGCGAGTCCCGAGGACACCTCGTCCTACCGCTGCGATCGTCTGGTCGACGACGTCGAGGCGTTGCGCGAACACCTCGGACTTCCCTGGATGGACCTGCTCGGCCACTCCGCGGGCACGAACATCGCGACGCAATACGCGGCTCGGTACCCGAAGAACGTCAGCAAGCTCGCCCTGATCGGCCCCAGCACGAGAGCTGTCGGCATAGCGATCACCGGGGAGACGCGACGCGATCTCGCACAGCTTCGTAGAAACGAGCCGTGGTTCCCGGCGGCGTTCGCCGCCCTGGAGGCGATCACCACGGGTGAGGGCAGTGACCCGGAGGCCATCGCCCCCTTCTTCTACGGTCGCTGGGACGCCGCGGCACAGAGGCACCATGCAGCCGGCCGGCCGAGCAACCAGGAAGCTGTCGCTCTCTTCGCGGCTGACGGCGCCTTCGGTCCGGAGTCCACTCGTGCGGCACTCGCCTCCTTCGAGGCCCCCGTCCTGCTGCTCGCCGGAGAGTGCGACTTGAACAGCCCCCCTCAGTCGGCGGCCGAGTTCGCAGGTCTGTTCCCTGCCGCCACGCTCGTGGTGCAGCCGGGGGCGGGTCACTACCCCTGGCTCGACGACGCCGACCGGTTCGTGGCGACCACTACGACATTCCTGGGGCGAGGATCTGCTCACACATCTGAAGTCTGA